Proteins from a genomic interval of Thermoanaerobacterium thermosaccharolyticum DSM 571:
- a CDS encoding putative DNA modification/repair radical SAM protein, whose protein sequence is MELHDKIRILADAAKYDVSCSSSGSNRENKNGGIGNASFYGICHSWSDDGRCISLLKILFTNICIYNCSYCVNRCSNDIERALFTPEELADLTINFYRRNYIEGLFLSSAVYKSPDYTMELLIKTVKKLREDYNFNGYIHLKAIPGADINLIRLAGLYADRMSINIELPSEKSLKLLAPQKSKESIIKPMSFIHNQLLESNESKKLMRYSDKFVPAGQTTQLIIGATPESDRTILKLSENLYKLYNLKRVYYSAYIPVSNGNNISGVTSPPLLREHRLYQADWLLRYYNFKADELLSEEAPNFNILLDPKVDWALKNLSLFPVEVNTADYNMLLRVPGIGVKTAKRIIKARKESPLNYDSLKKLGVVLKRAKYFITCNGKYYGGCEIETNKIKNRLLPKSNVLEGQLSIFDPFYKTENNLPIIV, encoded by the coding sequence GGAAGCAATAGAGAAAATAAAAATGGCGGTATCGGGAATGCATCGTTTTACGGAATATGCCATAGTTGGTCTGATGATGGAAGGTGCATATCACTTCTTAAAATATTATTTACAAATATATGCATATACAACTGCTCATATTGTGTCAACAGATGCTCAAATGACATAGAAAGGGCATTATTCACACCTGAGGAGCTTGCTGACCTTACGATAAATTTTTACCGCAGAAACTACATAGAAGGATTATTTTTAAGCTCAGCAGTTTACAAAAGTCCGGACTATACAATGGAGCTTCTGATTAAGACAGTCAAAAAACTTAGAGAAGATTATAATTTTAATGGTTACATACATTTAAAAGCCATACCTGGGGCAGATATAAATCTGATAAGATTAGCAGGGCTTTATGCCGACCGCATGAGCATAAATATCGAGCTTCCATCCGAGAAATCTCTAAAGCTATTGGCACCTCAAAAAAGCAAAGAATCAATAATAAAGCCCATGAGCTTCATACACAATCAACTGCTGGAAAGCAATGAATCAAAAAAATTAATGCGTTACTCAGATAAGTTCGTACCTGCAGGACAGACAACGCAGCTTATAATAGGTGCAACACCAGAAAGCGACAGAACTATATTGAAATTATCAGAAAATCTATACAAGCTTTACAACCTTAAAAGAGTATATTATTCTGCATACATCCCTGTTTCTAATGGCAACAATATTTCTGGAGTGACATCGCCACCTCTTTTAAGAGAGCACAGATTGTACCAAGCAGATTGGCTTTTAAGGTACTACAATTTCAAAGCAGATGAATTATTAAGTGAAGAAGCTCCAAATTTTAACATTTTACTCGATCCCAAAGTCGACTGGGCCCTAAAAAACTTAAGCCTATTCCCTGTAGAAGTAAACACTGCAGACTATAATATGCTTCTTAGGGTCCCGGGAATTGGTGTAAAAACAGCGAAACGGATAATAAAGGCAAGAAAGGAGTCTCCTCTAAACTATGATTCACTTAAAAAGCTGGGAGTCGTATTAAAAAGGGCAAAGTACTTTATAACTTGCAATGGAAAATACTACGGGGGATGCGAAATAGAAACTAACAAAATAAAAAATAGGCTTTTGCCAAAAAGCAATGTTTTAGAAGGCCAGCTCAGCATCTTTGACCCATTTTACAAAACAGAAAATAATCTACCTATAATCGTATGA
- a CDS encoding SH3 domain-containing protein — protein sequence MFYIIPGTKLEMLDAEYWIEKIPDADSLIMTQNDIMKFNQKIVEKCDSVYDLKSYRDSFTYDELLSLIKEYKLPEKEMYFRNGELVKRDFYHHITDNLNITEIKEVNPVQYGITIRKTSLRSFPTEIAVYSRKGDIEFDRFQETSCHAIEPVAVLHESKDKKWYFVQMYNYRGWVKACDIAIAKDKEEVFDYLDADDFIVITGNHVRTQSNPYDDDVSEIRFDMGTRIPLETDMPDNVANQSTYGNYVIKLPSRDDKGNLVFKDGLISIKEDVRRGYIPYTRANVLNQAFKLIGDRYGWGDSLNGRDCSSFIMYVYKTFGFALPRNADEQEKCPGIAHQFSDDMSLIDRIETFKNIKPGAALYMPGHAMMFVGMDGGMPYIIHDFTGYAKRNGDKYDFIPVNEVMVTSSLLPTSMGIPFIERFSSAIQFEM from the coding sequence GTGTTCTATATTATACCCGGAACAAAGTTAGAGATGCTTGATGCTGAATACTGGATAGAGAAAATACCCGATGCTGATAGCCTTATAATGACGCAAAATGATATTATGAAGTTCAATCAAAAGATTGTAGAAAAATGTGATAGCGTCTATGATTTAAAAAGCTATAGGGATAGTTTTACTTACGATGAATTGTTGTCTTTGATAAAGGAATATAAGTTACCAGAAAAAGAGATGTATTTTAGGAACGGCGAACTAGTGAAAAGGGATTTTTATCATCATATAACTGACAATTTAAATATCACTGAAATAAAAGAAGTCAATCCAGTACAATACGGCATTACCATAAGAAAGACATCTCTTAGAAGCTTTCCTACGGAAATAGCGGTATACAGCAGAAAAGGCGATATCGAATTTGATAGATTTCAAGAGACATCGTGTCATGCGATAGAGCCTGTTGCAGTACTTCACGAAAGTAAAGATAAAAAATGGTATTTTGTACAGATGTACAACTACAGAGGTTGGGTAAAGGCATGTGATATAGCAATTGCAAAAGATAAAGAAGAAGTATTTGATTATCTTGATGCAGATGACTTCATAGTTATTACAGGAAATCATGTAAGGACACAGTCAAATCCATATGATGACGATGTGTCTGAAATTCGGTTTGATATGGGGACGAGAATACCATTGGAAACGGATATGCCTGATAATGTAGCAAATCAATCTACTTATGGCAATTATGTGATAAAGCTGCCTTCAAGGGATGATAAAGGCAACCTAGTCTTTAAAGACGGTCTAATATCGATAAAAGAGGATGTGAGGCGTGGTTATATTCCATATACAAGGGCGAATGTTTTAAATCAGGCCTTTAAGCTAATAGGAGATAGATATGGATGGGGAGACAGCCTTAATGGCAGGGACTGTTCCAGTTTTATCATGTATGTATACAAGACATTTGGATTTGCTCTTCCCAGAAATGCTGATGAGCAGGAAAAATGTCCAGGGATAGCACATCAGTTTTCTGATGATATGTCATTGATTGATAGAATTGAAACCTTTAAAAACATAAAGCCTGGTGCAGCTTTATACATGCCTGGTCATGCCATGATGTTTGTTGGAATGGACGGCGGAATGCCATACATCATACACGACTTTACTGGATATGCGAAAAGAAATGGTGACAAATATGACTTTATACCAGTTAATGAAGTCATGGTTACATCATCACTTCTGCCTACATCTATGGGGATACCATTTATAGAGAGATTTTCTTCTGCCATTCAGTTTGAGATGTAG
- a CDS encoding TIGR03915 family putative DNA repair protein yields MVNYIFDGTFDGLMTVIYVSYYNRQIPNDILSENSYQRNFFGDDVYISTDIDKSNKVQDAIKNKISQEALKNIFYVYLSELESSYMLIYKYVRLGFKIGKKIDNYLQNDIVHNVIKLSQRVNHESYKMIELIRFKEIKKGLFYAKIHPDYNVLPLIVPHFAARFQNQYFVIHDVKRNLSAVYDKKSWIITDISPEKTLITKEEEDYENFWKIYYKNISIDERKNLRLQKQYMPKKYWDILIEKQ; encoded by the coding sequence ATGGTAAACTACATTTTTGACGGAACATTTGATGGGCTCATGACAGTCATATATGTGTCATATTATAATCGTCAAATACCAAATGATATTTTATCAGAAAACAGTTATCAAAGAAATTTCTTTGGAGATGACGTATATATATCAACAGATATAGATAAATCCAATAAAGTACAAGATGCAATCAAAAATAAAATATCGCAAGAAGCCCTTAAAAATATTTTCTACGTCTATCTATCTGAATTAGAATCATCATATATGTTGATATATAAATATGTAAGATTGGGATTTAAGATAGGCAAAAAAATCGATAATTACCTTCAAAATGACATAGTGCACAACGTGATTAAATTAAGCCAAAGAGTCAATCATGAATCTTATAAAATGATAGAATTAATAAGATTCAAAGAGATAAAAAAAGGATTATTTTATGCTAAAATACATCCTGATTACAATGTGCTGCCTCTCATTGTGCCTCATTTTGCAGCAAGATTTCAAAATCAATATTTTGTGATACATGATGTCAAAAGAAACTTATCAGCGGTTTATGATAAAAAATCTTGGATAATAACTGATATATCTCCTGAAAAAACATTGATTACAAAAGAGGAGGAAGATTACGAAAACTTTTGGAAGATCTACTATAAAAATATCTCCATAGATGAAAGAAAAAATTTGAGGCTTCAAAAGCAGTATATGCCAAAAAAATACTGGGATATATTGATTGAAAAGCAATAA
- a CDS encoding AAA domain-containing protein, translating to MLSNEIKTTIDLFIYAIEEEIKAQKRENAISAIKIYDGKYVSRGGIGYIYTFSFDNEFYNIEEIKAKMMINGQNFPAEILSVYGSQIEISILEFIGEKVSEALIDFRLWYLLEILKNRYKNYDEILMENDFKLSNMIFKGWCDSKDNNVKIAKGDLNEAQINAVKKSLTKNLNIIWGPPGTGKTRTLAKLIKEHLKLKRRVLLLSFSNNAVDEAMKYAMKDLKQLNLYEEGKILRYGYPQSKFVDYYKKNYENILIDNILGSKYTSLMNEKELLNKKKSSLVNTIEDLKRKISEHYNKIDDLSDERNRLELSLNVLSMHLKEHHEISNSNEDIEKLEETIKRKKEDFIIVDKQLNDAKSKENEILALKEELKGLENSVYKVDEDINKIENEISEKRNKILSRARFIATTVAKTFCDDILANEKFDVLIVDEISMISLPYLYWVISRCKVDAFVTLAGDFLQLPPICMTDDEIAKNIMGKNIFNHLDIDKVDNSINSSLVCLLDTQYRMVQDISSIPNKFYYKGYLKDDNSVLNRCDQNKSDSIIMIDTSDINPICYHIASGSRFNIYNAFVSIKIAESILNKNDEWQVGIITPYSAQARLINKMMRENNMSKKIIASTVHSFQGGECDAIIFDSSDSTGLVLSPLLNDEYTDSDADLLLNVALTRAKTCFYFIGNIPYLLSGLSNNSLIKRVILYISQNSTTVKSREVLKECKAENFTIYNGNDLSNVDKRDFKQDILHDIDNANERIIIVCPQISEKVICKFYEPFSKMTENGVNITIYTNPTFKYKNRNAKDVIEEIRNKNIKVIEREKLNINMYIIDSIIWAGNINIFYGVPNKINMIRYKNQLAVEEIIKYLELNKSNGIGDVVDKRCPKCGNPMIIRKGKYSIFLGCSNYPICKCAVGLK from the coding sequence ATGCTTTCAAATGAAATAAAGACTACTATAGATTTATTTATATATGCAATTGAAGAAGAGATAAAAGCGCAAAAAAGAGAAAATGCGATAAGCGCAATTAAGATATATGATGGCAAGTATGTTTCTAGAGGTGGTATTGGCTATATCTATACTTTTTCTTTTGACAATGAATTTTACAATATTGAAGAAATAAAAGCAAAGATGATGATAAATGGCCAGAATTTTCCGGCAGAAATTTTATCAGTATATGGATCACAAATAGAGATTAGTATTTTAGAATTTATTGGTGAAAAAGTATCGGAAGCATTAATTGATTTTAGATTATGGTATCTACTGGAAATACTAAAAAATAGATATAAAAATTATGACGAAATTCTAATGGAAAATGATTTTAAACTGAGCAATATGATTTTTAAAGGATGGTGTGATAGTAAAGACAATAATGTAAAAATAGCAAAAGGAGATCTTAATGAAGCACAAATAAATGCTGTTAAGAAGTCATTAACTAAAAATTTAAATATAATTTGGGGACCGCCGGGTACAGGGAAGACAAGGACTTTAGCAAAATTAATAAAAGAACATTTGAAATTAAAGAGGAGAGTATTATTATTATCTTTTTCAAATAATGCAGTTGATGAAGCTATGAAATATGCTATGAAAGATTTAAAGCAGTTAAATTTATATGAAGAAGGTAAAATTTTAAGATATGGCTATCCACAAAGCAAATTTGTTGATTATTATAAAAAAAACTATGAGAATATATTAATTGATAATATTTTGGGTTCAAAATATACTTCGCTGATGAATGAAAAAGAATTACTAAATAAAAAGAAGTCTTCTTTAGTTAATACTATAGAAGATTTAAAAAGGAAAATATCAGAGCATTATAATAAAATTGATGATTTATCAGATGAACGTAATAGGTTAGAGCTTAGTCTAAATGTACTTAGTATGCACTTAAAAGAACACCATGAAATATCAAACTCAAATGAAGATATTGAAAAGTTAGAAGAAACTATAAAAAGGAAAAAAGAAGATTTTATAATAGTAGATAAACAATTAAATGATGCAAAGTCGAAAGAAAATGAGATCTTAGCATTAAAAGAAGAATTGAAAGGGTTAGAAAATAGTGTATATAAGGTTGATGAAGACATAAATAAAATAGAAAATGAAATATCTGAAAAGAGAAATAAAATCTTATCTAGAGCAAGATTTATTGCTACGACTGTGGCAAAGACATTTTGTGATGACATATTGGCAAATGAAAAGTTTGATGTTTTAATAGTAGATGAAATAAGTATGATTTCACTTCCTTATTTGTATTGGGTTATTAGCAGGTGCAAGGTGGATGCTTTTGTAACTTTAGCTGGTGATTTTTTGCAATTGCCTCCAATCTGCATGACAGACGATGAGATAGCTAAGAATATTATGGGGAAAAATATTTTTAATCATCTTGATATAGACAAAGTAGATAATTCTATAAATAGCTCATTAGTTTGTCTCTTGGATACTCAGTATAGAATGGTACAAGATATATCGTCGATACCAAATAAATTTTATTATAAAGGATATTTGAAAGATGACAATAGCGTCTTAAATAGATGTGATCAGAACAAAAGTGATTCAATTATTATGATTGATACTTCAGATATAAACCCTATTTGTTATCATATAGCAAGTGGCAGCAGATTTAACATATACAATGCTTTTGTTAGCATTAAAATTGCTGAGAGCATTTTAAACAAGAACGATGAATGGCAGGTAGGAATTATTACGCCTTATTCAGCACAGGCTCGGTTAATAAATAAAATGATGAGAGAAAACAATATGTCGAAGAAAATAATAGCGAGTACTGTTCATAGTTTTCAAGGTGGTGAATGTGATGCGATAATTTTTGATTCTTCTGACAGCACTGGATTAGTGTTATCTCCTTTGCTAAATGATGAATATACCGATTCAGATGCGGATTTATTGTTAAATGTTGCATTGACAAGAGCAAAGACGTGTTTTTATTTTATAGGAAATATACCATATTTATTATCAGGGCTTAGCAATAATTCATTGATTAAAAGAGTGATTTTATATATTAGCCAAAATTCAACCACTGTCAAATCAAGAGAAGTTTTAAAAGAATGTAAAGCAGAAAACTTTACAATATATAATGGAAATGACTTGAGCAATGTAGATAAAAGAGATTTTAAACAAGATATTTTACATGATATTGATAATGCAAATGAACGCATTATAATTGTGTGCCCGCAGATTTCCGAGAAGGTTATTTGTAAATTTTATGAACCATTTTCTAAAATGACAGAAAACGGTGTTAACATTACTATATATACAAATCCTACATTCAAATATAAAAATAGAAATGCAAAAGATGTTATTGAGGAAATAAGAAATAAAAATATTAAAGTAATTGAGAGAGAAAAACTCAATATAAATATGTACATTATTGATTCTATTATATGGGCAGGTAACATAAATATATTTTATGGAGTTCCAAATAAAATAAATATGATAAGATATAAAAATCAACTTGCAGTTGAAGAAATAATAAAGTATCTTGAATTAAATAAATCTAATGGTATAGGTGATGTTGTTGATAAGAGATGTCCAAAATGCGGAAATCCAATGATAATCAGAAAAGGTAAGTACAGCATATTTTTGGGATGTAGTAATTATCCTATTTGCAAATGTGCAGTAGGATTGAAATAA